In Carnobacterium sp. CP1, the following are encoded in one genomic region:
- the asnS gene encoding asparagine--tRNA ligase, with the protein MKHISIKESKNHVGEEVTIGAWVANKRSSGKIAFLQLRDGSAFFQGIVVKSEVGEEVFQLAKGLTQETSILLTGTIQEDSRSKFGYEIVVKEIEIIGESHDYPITPKEHGTEFLMDHRHLWLRSSKQHAIMQIRNEIIRATYDFFNKEGFIKIDPPILTASAAEDSTELFHTEYFDQEAYLSQSGQLYMEAAAMAFGKVFSFGPTFRAEKSKTRRHLIEFWMIEPEMAFMDHEQSLEVQEQYVAYIVQSVLDNCEHALSVLERDTDLLKKYTELPYPRISYDDAVVLLNENGFDDITWGDDFGSPHETFIAKQFDKPVFILNYPKAIKAFYMKPHPEREDVVLCADLIAPEGYGEIIGGSEREVDFDALTQRIKEFGLTEEDYAWYLDLRKYGSVPHSGFGLGLERAVTWICGTEHIRESIPFPRLLNRIYP; encoded by the coding sequence GTGAAACATATTTCAATTAAAGAATCCAAAAATCATGTTGGAGAAGAAGTAACGATCGGAGCGTGGGTAGCCAATAAACGATCAAGCGGAAAAATCGCATTTTTACAATTGCGTGATGGTTCAGCTTTTTTCCAAGGAATCGTAGTGAAAAGTGAAGTTGGAGAAGAAGTTTTTCAACTGGCTAAAGGTCTAACACAAGAGACATCAATTTTACTTACGGGCACTATCCAAGAAGATAGCCGTTCAAAATTTGGTTATGAGATTGTTGTGAAAGAAATTGAAATCATTGGGGAAAGCCATGATTACCCCATCACACCAAAAGAACACGGAACAGAATTTTTGATGGATCACCGTCATTTATGGTTACGTTCCTCTAAACAACACGCGATTATGCAAATACGTAACGAAATCATTCGTGCAACGTATGACTTTTTTAATAAAGAAGGATTTATCAAAATTGATCCGCCTATTTTAACAGCGAGTGCTGCTGAAGATTCTACGGAACTGTTCCACACAGAATATTTTGATCAAGAAGCTTATCTATCTCAAAGCGGACAGTTGTATATGGAAGCTGCAGCTATGGCGTTTGGCAAAGTATTTTCATTTGGTCCAACTTTCCGAGCTGAAAAATCTAAAACGCGTCGTCACTTGATTGAGTTTTGGATGATCGAACCTGAAATGGCCTTTATGGATCATGAACAAAGCCTGGAAGTCCAAGAACAATATGTGGCTTATATCGTTCAAAGCGTATTAGACAATTGTGAGCATGCTTTATCAGTTTTAGAACGCGATACAGACTTATTAAAAAAATATACCGAGTTGCCATACCCAAGAATCTCTTATGACGATGCTGTTGTCCTTTTAAATGAAAATGGATTTGATGATATTACTTGGGGCGATGACTTTGGTTCCCCTCATGAAACGTTTATCGCTAAACAATTTGATAAACCAGTCTTTATCTTAAACTATCCTAAAGCTATCAAAGCCTTTTATATGAAACCACATCCAGAACGCGAAGATGTAGTCTTGTGTGCCGATTTAATTGCACCTGAAGGGTACGGAGAGATTATTGGCGGAAGCGAAAGAGAAGTTGATTTTGACGCTTTGACACAACGCATTAAAGAATTTGGTTTAACTGAAGAAGATTACGCGTGGTATTTAGATTTACGTAAATACGGCTCAGTTCCGCATTCTGGATTTGGTCTAGGATTAGAAAGAGCTGTTACTTGGATTTGTGGTACGGAGCACATTCGTGAGTCCATTCCATTCCCACGTTTGTTGAATCGCATTTATCCTTAA
- the der gene encoding ribosome biogenesis GTPase Der, producing the protein MAKPVIAIVGRPNVGKSTIFNRIVGERISIVEDISGVTRDRIYAPAEWLGKEFNVIDTGGIDIGDEPFLDQIKYQAEIAMEEADVIIFITSGRESVTDADENVAKILYRTNKPVLLAVNKVDNPEMRSEIFDFYTLGLGEPFPLSGSHGLGIGDLLDAAISHFPEETEEEDDESVIKFSLIGRPNVGKSSIINAMLGEERVIVSDIAGTTRDAIDTEFVDEDGTEFVMIDTAGMRKRGKVYETTEKYSVLRALRAIERSDVVLVVLNAEEGIREQDKKVAGYAHEAGKGVIIVVNKWDTLEKDNSTMKDFENDIRKEFAYLSYAPIVFVSALTKQRLNKLPEVIKRVSANQRLRIQSSVLNDVIMDAVAMNPTPTDKGKRLRIYYATQVAIKPPTFVVFVNEPEMMHFSYARFLENRIRDTFVFEGTPIRILTRRRK; encoded by the coding sequence ATGGCAAAACCAGTTATCGCCATCGTTGGTCGTCCAAATGTAGGCAAATCAACTATTTTTAACCGGATCGTTGGAGAACGTATTTCAATCGTCGAAGATATTTCAGGTGTAACGCGTGATCGTATTTACGCTCCAGCTGAATGGTTAGGAAAAGAATTTAATGTGATTGATACCGGTGGAATTGACATAGGGGATGAACCATTCCTTGACCAAATTAAATACCAAGCAGAAATTGCAATGGAAGAAGCAGATGTCATTATTTTTATCACAAGCGGCAGAGAAAGTGTAACTGATGCAGATGAAAATGTAGCAAAAATATTATACCGTACCAATAAGCCTGTTTTGTTAGCTGTTAATAAAGTAGACAATCCAGAAATGCGCAGCGAAATTTTTGATTTTTATACTTTAGGTTTAGGAGAACCATTTCCTCTATCAGGAAGTCACGGATTAGGGATAGGCGATTTGTTGGATGCAGCAATCAGCCATTTTCCGGAAGAAACAGAAGAAGAAGATGATGAATCTGTTATTAAATTTAGTTTGATTGGAAGACCTAACGTTGGAAAATCTTCCATTATAAATGCCATGTTAGGTGAAGAACGTGTTATCGTTTCTGATATTGCTGGAACGACTCGGGATGCTATTGATACCGAATTTGTGGATGAAGATGGAACTGAATTCGTGATGATCGATACAGCTGGAATGAGGAAACGCGGTAAAGTCTATGAAACGACAGAAAAATACAGTGTTTTAAGAGCTTTGAGAGCAATTGAACGTTCTGATGTCGTCCTTGTAGTGTTAAACGCTGAAGAAGGCATTAGAGAACAAGATAAGAAGGTCGCGGGTTATGCTCACGAAGCCGGTAAAGGTGTTATTATCGTTGTCAATAAATGGGATACTCTTGAAAAAGATAACAGTACTATGAAAGATTTTGAAAATGATATCCGTAAAGAATTTGCTTACTTGAGTTATGCTCCAATCGTATTCGTTTCAGCATTGACCAAACAACGTTTGAATAAACTGCCCGAAGTTATCAAACGCGTTAGTGCCAATCAAAGATTGCGTATTCAATCTTCAGTCTTAAACGATGTGATCATGGATGCGGTAGCAATGAACCCGACACCGACGGATAAAGGCAAACGCTTAAGAATTTACTATGCAACTCAAGTGGCGATAAAACCACCTACTTTTGTTGTGTTTGTGAATGAGCCGGAAATGATGCACTTTTCATATGCTCGTTTCCTTGAAAATCGAATCCGTGATACCTTCGTATTTGAAGGAACGCCTATTCGAATCCTTACTCGTCGCCGGAAATAA
- a CDS encoding CCA tRNA nucleotidyltransferase — translation MIAFNQKFTTALPIIEKIQAAGFEAYFVGGCVRDALLNKEINDVDIATSAFPAEVKKIFPKTIDVGIEHGTVMVLSKDDSYEVTTFRTESTYQDFRRPDQVVFVRSLEEDLKRRDFTVNALAMDQEGQVIDYFDGVNDLKRGLIKAVGSPEERFFEDALRMMRGVRFVSQLDFIMDNETENAIHKHHALLENIAVERIQVEFMKLLLGRGRQKALKAFIQTELYRYCPGLSLYKNELESFAALEGRIPTRLAAWTMLLFMLKKSEDEVETFLREWKCSKKELQRVKTAYIALQQRIKEPLNRLFLYQSGYEIALEVEYMLPFFNRESDTAYLEELNASLPIKSKHEIVVSGHDLLQQFDAKPGKWLGEALDKIETAILLGEVANERVQLINWADSHLEKNRGN, via the coding sequence ATGATCGCTTTCAACCAAAAATTTACGACTGCTTTGCCTATTATTGAAAAAATACAAGCAGCAGGTTTTGAAGCTTACTTTGTAGGTGGTTGTGTAAGAGATGCTCTATTAAACAAAGAAATCAACGATGTTGATATTGCTACTAGCGCTTTTCCTGCTGAGGTCAAAAAAATTTTTCCGAAGACGATCGATGTGGGCATTGAACATGGGACCGTGATGGTTTTAAGCAAAGACGACTCTTATGAAGTGACCACCTTTCGAACAGAATCGACTTATCAAGATTTTAGAAGACCAGATCAAGTTGTTTTTGTGCGTTCGTTGGAAGAAGATTTAAAACGGCGAGATTTTACAGTAAACGCGTTAGCGATGGATCAAGAAGGCCAGGTGATCGATTATTTCGATGGCGTAAATGATTTGAAAAGAGGGTTGATCAAAGCGGTAGGTTCACCAGAAGAACGTTTTTTTGAAGATGCTTTGCGAATGATGCGCGGTGTCCGCTTTGTCAGTCAGTTAGACTTTATTATGGATAACGAAACGGAAAATGCTATTCATAAACATCATGCTCTTCTTGAAAATATTGCAGTTGAACGCATTCAAGTAGAATTTATGAAACTTCTTTTGGGAAGAGGCCGGCAAAAAGCTTTGAAAGCTTTTATTCAAACAGAGTTGTATCGTTATTGCCCTGGTCTTTCACTTTATAAAAACGAATTAGAATCATTTGCTGCGTTAGAAGGTCGAATTCCAACACGGTTAGCTGCTTGGACGATGTTGTTGTTTATGCTAAAAAAATCAGAAGATGAAGTTGAGACATTCTTACGAGAATGGAAGTGTTCTAAAAAAGAACTGCAAAGAGTAAAAACCGCTTACATTGCTTTGCAGCAGCGTATCAAAGAACCGTTAAACCGCTTATTTCTATATCAAAGCGGTTATGAGATTGCTCTAGAAGTTGAATACATGCTGCCTTTCTTTAATCGTGAATCCGATACCGCTTATTTGGAAGAATTAAATGCATCATTACCAATAAAAAGCAAACATGAGATAGTTGTTTCTGGGCATGATTTACTGCAGCAGTTTGATGCTAAACCGGGAAAATGGTTAGGGGAAGCCTTAGATAAAATAGAAACTGCTATTTTACTAGGAGAAGTTGCGAATGAAAGAGTTCAACTTATAAATTGGGCAGATTCCCATCTCGAAAAAAATCGTGGTAATTAA
- a CDS encoding nitroreductase family protein encodes MENQFTNLLKERRSIYALGKNVSLSNDQILALVKTAVKESPSSFNSQTSRAVVLFGGAHEKLWDLTEAALKIAVPEGQDFAPTIEKLNSFRAGYGTILFFEDMSIVKNLQEQFALYADNFPVWAEQSSGIAQHSVWTALATENIGASLQHYNPLIDDAVRSEWNLSSDWKLRAQMPFGSIEAPAQGKEYMDDTERVLSFN; translated from the coding sequence ATGGAAAACCAATTCACAAATTTACTAAAAGAACGTCGTTCAATTTATGCTTTAGGAAAAAATGTATCACTATCTAATGATCAAATTTTAGCATTAGTGAAAACAGCGGTTAAAGAAAGCCCATCTTCATTTAATTCACAAACTTCCCGTGCGGTTGTATTGTTTGGAGGAGCTCATGAAAAACTATGGGACCTAACAGAGGCGGCATTAAAAATAGCTGTTCCTGAAGGACAAGATTTTGCTCCAACTATTGAAAAACTAAACTCTTTCCGTGCTGGTTATGGAACAATTTTATTCTTTGAAGATATGAGCATTGTTAAAAATCTGCAAGAGCAATTTGCGCTATATGCAGATAACTTCCCAGTATGGGCAGAACAATCTTCTGGAATAGCACAACATTCAGTATGGACTGCATTAGCAACTGAAAATATCGGCGCTAGCTTGCAACATTACAATCCACTGATTGATGACGCTGTTCGTTCAGAATGGAATTTATCTTCTGATTGGAAATTGCGTGCACAAATGCCATTCGGCTCAATTGAAGCACCAGCTCAAGGCAAAGAGTATATGGATGACACTGAACGAGTTCTTTCGTTTAATTAA
- a CDS encoding tetratricopeptide repeat protein, which produces MNNGQKMLEALQNNQLDEANDFFKRALATDSDEQLYHLADDLYHLGFLEETQMIYKQLLALYPEDDELKIGLAEIAIEANEIDSAMDWLLDIPEESETFPQALLVLADLYQVQGLYEVSEQKLLKAKDILPDEPVIQFALAELHFSMGKYAQAIRAYEELMIQGYDEFTGVNLANRCGSAYSALGDLDQAVEYLEQSVEENETVNGLFELGITYMQQKEFKRANEVFFKLKDLDPSYTSVYPNLAQSLEEENQLEKAAEVIQEGLRMDQYNYELFAIGAEVALRLEQEETAEDYYLEAIALAPENESLQLAYSNLLLKQERIEETVNLIDQALQNGQSDPQFYWNLAVANEKLEEYDKAEQAFEQAYPAFRQNKDFLKSYIYFLREAGNRTTIKQAVTDYLLIEPSDEEILGILEEINTNY; this is translated from the coding sequence ATGAATAATGGACAAAAAATGCTGGAAGCTCTTCAAAACAATCAGTTAGATGAAGCAAATGATTTTTTTAAACGAGCTTTAGCAACCGATTCTGATGAACAATTGTATCATTTAGCCGATGACTTATATCATCTAGGATTTTTGGAAGAAACCCAAATGATATACAAACAATTATTAGCCCTTTATCCGGAAGACGATGAACTGAAAATTGGGTTAGCAGAAATTGCTATCGAAGCTAACGAAATTGATAGCGCCATGGACTGGCTGCTAGATATACCAGAAGAAAGCGAAACCTTTCCGCAAGCTTTATTGGTTTTAGCCGATTTGTATCAAGTACAAGGCCTTTATGAAGTCAGCGAACAAAAGTTATTGAAAGCAAAAGATATTTTGCCGGATGAGCCCGTTATCCAATTTGCTTTAGCAGAGTTGCATTTTTCGATGGGAAAATATGCTCAAGCTATTCGAGCATATGAAGAACTGATGATCCAAGGTTACGATGAGTTTACTGGGGTCAACTTAGCAAATCGTTGTGGGAGTGCTTATAGCGCCTTAGGAGACTTAGACCAAGCAGTGGAGTACCTTGAGCAAAGTGTTGAGGAGAATGAGACAGTCAATGGTTTGTTTGAGTTGGGCATAACGTATATGCAACAGAAAGAGTTTAAACGCGCAAATGAAGTGTTTTTTAAATTAAAAGATTTAGACCCAAGTTATACATCAGTGTATCCTAATTTAGCGCAAAGCTTGGAAGAAGAAAATCAACTTGAGAAAGCAGCTGAGGTCATTCAAGAAGGACTTCGGATGGATCAATACAATTATGAGTTATTTGCGATTGGAGCAGAAGTAGCACTTAGGCTGGAACAAGAAGAAACAGCAGAAGACTATTACCTCGAAGCGATAGCTTTAGCGCCTGAAAACGAAAGTCTTCAATTAGCTTATAGTAATTTGCTCTTAAAACAAGAACGGATTGAAGAAACCGTGAATTTGATTGATCAGGCATTGCAAAATGGACAGTCTGACCCTCAATTTTATTGGAATTTAGCTGTTGCTAATGAAAAACTAGAAGAATACGATAAAGCAGAACAAGCTTTTGAACAAGCTTATCCTGCGTTTCGACAAAATAAGGACTTCTTAAAATCCTATATCTATTTCTTGAGAGAAGCTGGAAACCGAACGACGATCAAGCAAGCTGTAACTGATTACTTATTGATTGAACCGTCTGATGAGGAAATATTAGGAATTTTAGAGGAAATAAATACAAACTATTAG
- the dinG gene encoding ATP-dependent DNA helicase DinG, whose protein sequence is MKEKVTYAVVDIETTGGNAATGDRMIQFGCALIEEGKIVQQYAIDINPLVSIPKQIEHLTGISNQTVANAPYFEDVAPMIYNLLEGCIFVAHNIQFDYKFLSEELVRCGLPPLNSIGMDTVELAQILLPTEPSFRLNDLATRFGFLHDNPHQADSDAYVTAELFLLLKQKLKKLPLVTVEKLVELAEHCTMQTNLFFKETLSDMLTMRQLLSDDLLVKEGLAIRKKTVTYEQRTHRETEHYPVGIEAKEQLFQKKLTTRKLQIQMMDEVYRYFSEKDSEHFVIEAATGIGKTLGYLIPLAYVATPQEPVIISTYTTLLQKQLLEKDSIQLNTILPFAVQAAILKSKHHYIHLAKFQEVLKDPIEHQMDAILKMRTLTWLTETVTGDLDELNLTNYLQPFWNKIRHRGWMDNAQEDLFYEQDFYLHAQEKVKQASIIITNHAFLCHDLQREEPVLPNVQKIIIDEAHHLADVATTASSEVFSYYRNQQLMKLIGKRADDKSFLSRLSALAEKSNSIQLTQINMIEMSVVAFEEELAAFFDKLISYCRSELPERQQMSDQLDVQFSKTENWTLDLKKKTKILLALMEDIVFLGYEITRQALIHREQFTHRERHLIDDFFELIGTVESQKGIFQKIFRESEQNEVTWFSFKQKSPKNSFVIKRSRIDSSEFLRTKLAEQTTSILYTGATLELNGDFSYFEKQLGEKKLRKMVIPSPYDYQKQARLWIPKELKPLKQLTKKQYAEMIVEHLETVIQHSNENMMVLFNANETLQDVFSLLQQHPAFTGRELLAQGLSGSRDRILKRFFHSTGGILLGADSFWEGVDLPGKSLRIIVVTRLPFESPDRPFTKAKYKWLESQQLSPFKMDTLPKATVRLKQGLGRLVRSEKDKGVMIVLDDRLIKTNYGQQMLASLPHDLVKEVVAKEELQRNLSLFLEED, encoded by the coding sequence GTGAAAGAAAAAGTTACATATGCAGTAGTAGATATTGAAACGACTGGTGGAAACGCCGCAACTGGAGACCGTATGATTCAATTCGGCTGCGCATTGATAGAAGAAGGTAAAATCGTGCAGCAATATGCTATTGATATTAACCCGTTAGTTAGCATTCCGAAACAGATTGAACATTTGACAGGCATCTCTAATCAAACAGTTGCTAATGCACCTTATTTTGAAGATGTAGCACCAATGATCTACAACTTGTTAGAGGGATGTATATTTGTCGCGCACAATATTCAGTTTGATTATAAGTTCCTTTCAGAAGAGTTGGTTCGCTGCGGGCTTCCGCCTTTAAATAGTATAGGGATGGACACCGTTGAACTTGCGCAAATTTTATTGCCCACTGAACCGAGTTTTCGTCTTAACGATTTAGCTACACGATTTGGTTTTTTACATGACAACCCTCACCAAGCAGATAGTGATGCTTATGTAACTGCAGAGTTATTTCTGCTGTTAAAGCAAAAATTGAAAAAGCTGCCTCTAGTAACGGTTGAAAAATTAGTGGAACTAGCTGAGCATTGTACCATGCAGACAAATTTGTTTTTTAAAGAAACATTAAGTGACATGCTGACTATGCGCCAACTATTGTCTGATGATTTGCTGGTCAAAGAAGGGCTGGCAATTCGTAAAAAAACAGTGACATATGAACAGCGGACACACCGTGAAACGGAACATTACCCTGTCGGTATTGAAGCAAAGGAACAGTTATTCCAGAAGAAGTTAACTACCCGAAAATTACAAATACAAATGATGGATGAAGTTTACCGTTATTTTTCTGAGAAAGATTCGGAGCATTTTGTTATTGAAGCAGCTACAGGGATTGGAAAAACGTTAGGGTATTTGATTCCATTAGCCTATGTGGCAACACCTCAAGAGCCCGTGATCATTAGTACGTACACAACGTTATTGCAAAAACAATTGCTTGAAAAAGATAGTATACAACTTAATACGATTTTGCCATTCGCGGTTCAAGCAGCGATTTTAAAAAGCAAGCATCACTATATTCATTTGGCTAAATTTCAAGAGGTTTTAAAAGATCCTATCGAACACCAAATGGATGCCATTTTAAAAATGCGGACCCTGACTTGGTTAACTGAAACAGTTACTGGTGACTTAGACGAATTAAATTTAACCAATTACTTGCAGCCGTTTTGGAACAAGATTCGGCATCGAGGGTGGATGGACAATGCTCAAGAAGATCTTTTTTATGAGCAAGATTTTTATCTTCATGCTCAGGAGAAAGTCAAGCAAGCAAGCATTATCATCACGAACCATGCCTTTTTATGCCATGATCTGCAACGTGAAGAACCGGTACTGCCAAATGTGCAAAAAATAATTATTGATGAAGCACATCACTTGGCTGATGTAGCAACTACAGCATCCAGTGAAGTTTTTTCTTACTACCGCAATCAGCAGTTGATGAAATTAATAGGAAAGCGAGCAGACGACAAAAGCTTTCTAAGTCGATTAAGTGCATTAGCAGAAAAGAGCAACAGCATTCAATTGACTCAAATCAATATGATTGAAATGAGCGTTGTTGCTTTTGAAGAAGAGCTGGCTGCTTTTTTTGACAAACTGATTTCGTATTGCCGTTCAGAACTCCCTGAAAGACAACAAATGTCAGACCAATTAGATGTGCAATTTTCTAAAACTGAAAATTGGACGCTTGATTTAAAGAAAAAGACAAAAATTCTTTTGGCATTGATGGAAGACATTGTTTTCTTAGGTTATGAAATTACTCGGCAAGCTTTAATTCACCGTGAACAATTTACTCACCGAGAGCGGCATTTAATTGATGATTTTTTTGAACTGATTGGAACAGTTGAATCGCAAAAGGGTATTTTTCAAAAGATTTTTCGAGAAAGCGAACAAAATGAAGTTACCTGGTTTTCTTTTAAACAAAAAAGCCCTAAAAACAGTTTTGTTATCAAACGTTCAAGAATCGATAGCAGCGAATTTTTAAGAACAAAATTGGCAGAACAAACGACTTCCATTTTGTATACTGGTGCTACGTTAGAGTTGAATGGCGATTTTTCTTATTTTGAAAAGCAACTGGGTGAGAAAAAGTTGCGTAAAATGGTTATCCCATCACCGTATGATTATCAAAAACAAGCACGGTTATGGATCCCTAAAGAATTAAAGCCGCTAAAACAATTGACTAAGAAACAATATGCCGAGATGATCGTTGAACACTTGGAAACAGTCATCCAGCATTCAAATGAAAATATGATGGTCTTATTTAATGCAAACGAAACTTTGCAAGATGTTTTTTCTTTACTTCAACAACATCCTGCGTTTACAGGGCGTGAATTATTAGCGCAGGGCTTATCCGGCAGCAGAGATCGAATCCTCAAACGTTTCTTTCATTCTACCGGCGGCATTTTGTTAGGTGCAGACAGTTTTTGGGAAGGCGTTGATCTGCCAGGAAAGTCATTACGAATTATTGTAGTGACACGTCTGCCTTTTGAGTCACCCGACCGTCCTTTCACAAAAGCGAAATATAAGTGGTTAGAGAGCCAACAATTGAGTCCATTTAAGATGGATACGTTGCCTAAAGCGACAGTCCGTTTAAAACAAGGGTTAGGCAGGCTAGTTCGTTCAGAAAAGGATAAAGGCGTCATGATTGTTTTAGATGACCGACTTATTAAAACCAACTATGGACAGCAGATGCTGGCGTCGTTGCCTCATGACTTGGTAAAAGAAGTAGTGGCAAAAGAAGAGCTGCAACGGAATTTGTCGCTGTTCTTAGAAGAAGACTAA
- a CDS encoding cell wall elongation regulator TseB-like domain-containing protein, with protein MKKTIISGLTILMAAVIFGSIYLFNTSRQPLKQAEAETIAIAKETAGLTKADKFYWYNNAETYFSVVGTAQNKEPVLVIVEQEGGDVVVLKEGDYITEQQAKQIVREAKKPAELLEVRIGIEEDVPVWEVAYKQENGRLGYYVITAKDGKWVKDIENI; from the coding sequence ATGAAAAAAACGATCATTAGCGGATTAACTATTTTGATGGCTGCCGTCATTTTTGGCTCCATTTATTTATTTAATACCAGCCGTCAACCGTTAAAACAAGCTGAAGCGGAGACGATTGCGATTGCCAAAGAAACAGCCGGATTAACAAAAGCGGATAAATTTTATTGGTACAATAATGCAGAAACCTATTTCAGCGTAGTCGGTACCGCCCAAAATAAAGAACCTGTTTTAGTCATCGTTGAGCAAGAGGGTGGAGATGTAGTTGTTCTAAAAGAAGGAGACTACATTACTGAACAGCAAGCTAAGCAAATTGTAAGAGAAGCAAAAAAACCAGCTGAGTTGTTGGAAGTACGAATTGGGATCGAAGAAGACGTTCCAGTCTGGGAAGTGGCTTACAAGCAAGAAAATGGGCGTTTAGGTTATTATGTCATTACCGCTAAGGATGGAAAATGGGTAAAAGATATTGAGAATATCTAA
- a CDS encoding ReoY family proteolytic degradation factor produces MNIKVPLEAKKVFLGWFLDRHQLKRRESMWILNYLLNHDIVLNKVHFVESVDTTPRGMMMSSVGTDNEPFFFYKDGTLFNDPEQAFHEVRLNWHEDIYVELIFRDPWKSPQYLAVLEDNPYHKWNDFVSLELKKEVEHALAALSLSEQKQQIMNQVDEALEAGDREGFIQLSNDLKEIEEALIKEQKKPNH; encoded by the coding sequence ATGAACATCAAAGTACCTTTAGAAGCAAAAAAAGTATTTCTTGGGTGGTTCTTAGATCGTCACCAGTTAAAACGAAGAGAGTCAATGTGGATTTTAAATTATTTGTTAAACCACGATATTGTTTTGAATAAAGTTCATTTTGTTGAGTCTGTAGATACTACGCCACGAGGAATGATGATGTCTTCGGTGGGAACGGATAACGAACCGTTTTTCTTTTATAAAGACGGTACATTGTTTAATGACCCTGAACAAGCCTTTCATGAGGTTCGCTTGAATTGGCATGAAGATATCTACGTTGAACTCATCTTCAGAGATCCTTGGAAATCCCCGCAATACCTAGCTGTATTAGAAGATAATCCTTATCATAAATGGAACGACTTTGTCAGTTTAGAATTGAAAAAAGAAGTTGAGCATGCATTAGCTGCTTTATCATTAAGCGAACAAAAACAACAAATTATGAATCAAGTGGATGAAGCGCTAGAAGCTGGCGACCGCGAAGGATTTATTCAACTTTCAAATGACTTAAAAGAAATTGAAGAAGCACTTATAAAAGAACAAAAAAAGCCAAATCATTAG
- a CDS encoding HU family DNA-binding protein: MANKAELIENVASSTGLTKKDATAAVDAVFESIQTTLSEGEKVQIIGFGNFEVRDRAARKGRNPQTGEEIQIAASKVPAFKPGKALKDAVK; encoded by the coding sequence ATGGCTAACAAAGCAGAATTAATCGAAAACGTTGCTTCTTCAACAGGCTTAACTAAAAAAGATGCAACTGCAGCAGTAGATGCAGTTTTTGAATCTATTCAAACAACCTTAAGTGAAGGTGAAAAAGTTCAAATCATCGGTTTTGGTAACTTTGAAGTTCGCGATCGTGCTGCACGTAAAGGTCGTAACCCTCAAACAGGGGAAGAAATCCAAATCGCTGCAAGTAAAGTACCTGCGTTCAAACCAGGCAAAGCGCTTAAAGATGCAGTTAAATAA
- the dapB gene encoding 4-hydroxy-tetrahydrodipicolinate reductase, giving the protein MIKIVVAGFKGKMGMTATKMVRDHEGFELVGVLDPHAKETNLNELAEFSTVDVPIFNDKETVVKTVKTDVWIDFTIPSVAYENTRFALEQGIRPVVGTTGFSETEVNELVNLSQKQALGGLIAPNFAIGAVLMMQFSAKAAKYFPDVEIIEMHHDNKLDAPSGTAIKTAEMIYAERGEHQQGHPDEKESIPGARGADYHGMKIHSVRLPGLVAHQQVQFGSTGEGLTIRHDSYDRASFMTGVALGCEKVMDLKELVYGLENLL; this is encoded by the coding sequence ATGATTAAGATAGTCGTAGCTGGATTTAAAGGTAAGATGGGAATGACAGCGACAAAAATGGTTAGAGACCACGAGGGGTTTGAGTTAGTAGGCGTGTTAGACCCGCATGCCAAAGAAACGAACTTAAACGAATTAGCTGAATTTTCAACAGTAGATGTCCCTATTTTTAATGATAAAGAAACGGTTGTTAAAACGGTGAAAACCGATGTTTGGATCGACTTCACGATTCCATCGGTAGCTTATGAAAATACGCGTTTTGCTTTAGAGCAAGGCATTCGTCCTGTAGTAGGAACAACCGGATTTTCTGAAACTGAAGTAAATGAATTGGTCAATTTATCTCAGAAACAAGCCCTTGGAGGATTGATAGCCCCTAACTTTGCTATCGGGGCTGTATTGATGATGCAATTTTCAGCGAAGGCAGCCAAATACTTCCCAGATGTGGAAATAATTGAAATGCACCATGATAATAAATTAGATGCACCAAGCGGAACAGCTATTAAGACAGCTGAAATGATCTATGCAGAACGTGGCGAACATCAACAAGGACATCCAGATGAAAAAGAAAGCATTCCTGGAGCACGTGGAGCGGATTACCATGGAATGAAAATCCATAGTGTCCGTTTGCCAGGTTTAGTAGCTCACCAGCAAGTTCAATTTGGCAGCACAGGCGAAGGTTTGACAATCCGTCATGATTCATATGATCGTGCTTCTTTTATGACTGGTGTAGCTCTGGGCTGTGAAAAAGTTATGGACCTGAAAGAATTAGTTTATGGATTGGAAAATTTGTTATGA